From the genome of Medicago truncatula cultivar Jemalong A17 chromosome 2, MtrunA17r5.0-ANR, whole genome shotgun sequence:
GCTAATTTCCTCTGAATTCGAGTCATGAAAGGAAAAAATTTCATTGGTTATCACATACTCTCATCCATCTGGAATGGCCTCAAATCATAATCTTTAACACATCATTAATAACATTATCTGGTTGCttcattatagtaaaagaatACAAATTTTGCTTCATGGTTGGAGTGGAGTGCCTTTGACTTAGTTGCTCAATATTCCACAACATGTCCATACAAACCTCCAATCCACGGTTAATGATTGTTAAATCTCAGTGGCATATCGCAATTGATTTGTATATTTCCTCCCCCACTCTTTTGCAGCATATTAATCAATTGATCATACATTTAGATCACATTGAGGATCATCTGATTTGGAAGAATACTACCTCAGGGAGCTCACTCTTAAAGATGCTTATTAATATTTCTCACCAACTGATCACTAAAAGCAGTGGTCTAAAACTATTTGGAATACAAGTATACCTCCCTCAAAATCCTTCatggttttgagatttattcaCAAGAAGTTGCCAGCATATGAGAATTTAGTTGTTAGAGGTTGCCACATGCCCTTAATGTGTAACTTGTGCAACAAGCAATCTGAAACCTCTGAACACTTCTTCCTACATTGTCCATTTCCAATTGCTTTATGGAACTGACTTCACTATATTATTGAGCATAATATAAATATCAGTTCCATATTACCCATCTTTGATGACTACAACAAAGGTTGGAGCCCCCAATGCAAGTTGGTTATTATTTCTATGGTTATCCACATTATCAACACAACATGGTTTAGCATAAACAACTATATATTCAACAACATCCGAGAAACTTTGAGCACAACCGTTGCAATGACGACTGCTAATGTCTCCCTTGTTGGGAATCTCAAGAGATTTACCACATGTCTATCAATCTCTGACTTTGTGATCCTGGAAAGCTTTCAAAGTGTTAATAATCATCCAAAGGCTCCTAGAATTTTACAAGTGATTTGGCATTCTCATATCCTTAGTTGGATAAAGTACAATATTAATGCCACTGCACTAGGTAACCCTGGCCTTTCTGGTTGTGCAGTCATTTTTAGAAACAATCATTGAAAAAGCcttggttgatttttttttttctaacctTGAAATCTCAAATGCTCTATATGCTAAGATTATGGGAGTCATTCTTTCTAATTAGTGTGCTCTTTAGAAGAGTTGGCATAGTCTTTTGATCAAAACTCTAAGCTAGAGACATTGGCTTTCATGTCACCTCACATTGTTCCATGATAGATAAAGAATAGACGGATTAACTACCTCTCGAAGATGAGCAccatgaactttttgatatCCCATATCTTAACAGAAGGTAATTACTGGTTTCATTTAATTTCATAAGGATTTGTACTACAAGAACTCGGAGATATAATTACtggtttcatttaatttaattttttcaaatcaaacacaAACTATAACCCCTAATACAATCGCACCACTAAGAATCAATATAACTAAAAAAGTGTACAAAAATCAAACTTCATCACCACTCCAATTATTCTTTTGCTTTGGACCTGTTGGTCCTGCCTCTCCCAACGCTTCTTTTGGTAAACTCCTAATAATATCTTCAAAACCGTTTTTTAACTTCCCAGGCAATAACTTCTCAACATTCTTCAACTCATCATCTAGACTATAGTCCACGTGTGGACCCCATTCCCTAAAATAATTCAACCATGCTGGCTCTTTAACTTCAGACCCTAAATACTCTGCAGAAACCAATACAAATTTTCCCATATCCATAACATTCTTTCCTTTATTAGTATCATCTCTTGCACCTATTCCATTTTTCCCTAGTAGAACAAGACCAGCATGTGGATATGATGCATGACCATGCAATGAAGCATAGACAACAGGTCTTTTTGTTGCACCTATTCCATCTTGGAACTCAAGTTGGGATGAATCAATCCATGAACCAAGATTATGTTGTGAGAAATATACATGCCATAATTGACCATCCAAATTACTTACCCTTAATGTCACGTGCTCCCAATCACCAACATGTTCACCTATTTTCCCTAATTTCACATTTAAGAACTCCACTTTTGCTCTCCCAGGTCCATTAAAAGGGTAAAAAACCCACATGGCAATATCAGTGAATGTTCCTCCATACATTGGTTTCACATGTACGTATGATTCTGCACTTTGTAGATTACCTTTCTTGACTCTCTCTTTGTTTGCAGCATCAGCAGGTAGGTCTATCCAATAGGCACCATCAGTATTGGGATCCTGAGGAAGGTTAGTACCATTTTGTGCTATGGGAACAGGATTTGATTCTTCACCTTTCTTGTATAGTAATGCTCCATTGGAGAAAAACCAATTAACCGAGGAAGGTAAGTATTCTTCATCAGAATGTAAGTATAGAAATGGAGAGTAAACTTGGAGCATTGcctcaatttgttttttattaggCATGATTTGTGAAATAGAATTGAGATTCTTCAAACATGAAATTGATGGAGGGTTAGTATTCCCACCATTTTGAGCAAAGAAGGTACCGACTCGAACACCAGGAGCTTGAGTTCCTCTATTGATTGGTCTAACATTGTAGAAATTGAAGTTGTTTGATCCCCAAATCCACGAAGAAGACTCACATTGGTCTGTGAGGTCTGATCTGACACACATGATTTTGTCAAGTGAAGGTTTATCTTGTGTTGTGGTGACAACATGTCCTAAAGCTTTGTATCCATTAGGTGCTATTGGTAACCAAATATAAAGAGTGGAATCTTGAGTAGCCTTGAAGGATGCGGTGTTCGATACAAGTGTGTAATCAACTGGTGGTTTTAAAGTTCTACCTGTGGTACTTGAAGAAACATCCTTTGCTACAAAAACATATCCAAAAAGAGGCTTATTGTTTGGTTGGCTGTAGCTACCTAACATAGAGAATCCTTTAGGTATTCCTGTTGGTTCATACACGGAGGCGCCTTGATTGTCCAGGCCACCCTCGTACGCACCCCAAACTTTGCTGAAAGTTGATGCTTGATACACTTGTAGCCCACCTAGATCGAGGAATCCGCCTGCGAAACCATTACCTGAATGTCGCAATTCCAACACTTGGTATAATTAGCATGCATTCACTACTAGAATGTATAAGAGGACAGAAAATGAGAAACACATAATGGATACCTTTTGGCCAAGAAGTTTGTGCAATTGGAAGTTTGAATGTGTAGTCAATGGGGCGAGAGCGGGATCTTGGTCGCTTTTTCTTAAAGATGTTCTTATTCTCTGCAAACAAAAACATGTGGTAAGACAATTACACGATTTTGTTAATGATCTTGCGGTTGTGaaattatcattatcatcattGTATTTGCTGCATTATTATCAACAGAAGGGAAAAGCTCGTAGAATAAAGGTACTCTGTTATGTAGTATCAAATGCATACATAGTGAAATAAGACTTGCACAAATATGAAGtataatataagtttttttttaaggagaaaagtCCATACACCAAATCTCTAGAAATTCAACCCaatataataacaataataaggCTCGTTAATTTAGTTAAGGGATAGAATATATAACTATAAATTAGAATATGTTTTTCTAGATtgccttttaaaaaattgtgaatattttatCTAACAGTGAAAATTGTTGGAGTATTTTCGTACCACACATTTTCACGCAGCCTCAACAAAAATGTGTGGTACAACAAATACAAATAGAGTATATTACATAGTTAAAATGTGTGATAcataattattatattgtatCTCGTTGTATTGAACACGAAataatataaacatcttttcttaaaaataaaataaaatacggTAGCATTGTAAAACTTCACTCTAACCCATAGCAAAGGGCATGTAAGACTATTCAGTCAAATGGATTCataaaatgaatatatttttttttccatttgattGGACGGCCAAACAAGGAAACCcacttttcaataaattttccttcctcaacttttttttataaattttcctTCTTCCTCTTAggagtataatttattttgcatATCTCTCAtgtatgtattatttatttgcttataattttttaatatgaatattTAATAAAGATTCAATCTCTTCGGTTTaatatttcatcaaaaataaatttaaaaatttcatcaatagTTTTATAACATCTATccataactttatattattacattttaatatttaaatatgtttttaaaatatatatatttaaataatagaGGTCCCACGTAGAGAGAAGATGTTTACAGTAGCATATATACTCACTAAAccatcttctatttttcttcgcGATGGAAGTACCTATGAGGTAGATTATTTGGATTAGGTGTAGGTTGGTCCCAAGACTTTTGATGTTATGAGcgaatcaataaaattgttctgttttgattaagtatttttatcatatattttttgctgcaaaaaattcattcataaataaagttttttaaaaaatattttcaataaaattaatcaaagcgagtttaaaataaatatttatatctattacTACTAAGTAAAATAATCCACTTAGATAGTTTTTGTGATCCTCTCAAGATCTCAAGTTCGATTCACACCAACACCAACTTCTACAGCCAAGTTTGCCTTCTTACAAAAAACTACAAACTAAATATAATAAGTTTGGTGGCCTAAAAAATGGTGTCATGAGCGGCCGTCTCTCCGCCCATGCTCATGGCGACCCCTAATTAGGTGCTGTCTAACTGGATGTATTTAGTTTATCTGGACTGTGCGGTCTAGATTGGACAGTGCATATTTTAAACTCGGATCAAGATCGGACATATACttcacaaacatatatttaattccttcaaaaaaaaaaatatttaaaaaactgttgataatttatttaacaTGAATAAAACAATGGCCACATGAACTTCGTTAACATCTTTTTTGTAATGTACTTCATAAACATATATAGTTCTTGTTACttgcaaaataattttcatagaCCTTACAAATTTACTCGTGTGACTACTTAGTAAATCATCTACAATTTTTTAAAGACAACCCAGAAAAATCCATACCCCACCGTTTCGTTCAAAAACTTATCTATCAACTATTTATGTATATCACTGTCGTATTCTctgtatgtatatttttttcacCCAACACTTCAAAAGGTATATACTATAtactcattttttatatttattttttggttttcccAATGTTCTTATCCCCATATCTACATGTGAACACAACAAAACAAGAACAAACACGGCAATCTCCAAGAAAAACATTAAGCAAACCAAAagataagtaaataaataaagataaagtaaCAATTGCAGAGAAGAAAAGTACCTAAAAATTGATCCATTGGTGCAGTTTGATGAACTCCCATTGCTTCAATTGCCATGAAAAgcacaacacaaacacaaagaaTCCTCACATTAACATTCACACCCATTTTTATAATCCTTTCTTTCCACAACCTCAGATCTCTAAAGCTCAAACACAACCTTATCAAATAGTCAACTCTCTTTTGTTCTAACACGTTTGTTTATTGAAGTTAGCAGAAAAAGCACATAGTTGTTAGTGGTGGTTGATACTCCTCAATACTCAGCCAGCTTTgtcctataaatatataaatgtggTTTGTGTTGGATTTGGGTTAGAtccactcactcactcactggCTCTCATTAATAAGTTAGGTACTTTTAGAAAAGGCATAGCATTCTTTTCTTTGCTCAGTTCTCATTTCCCACTTTTGGTTATGATGATtcctaatatattttattttctctctatatttttcctattttttttatttaacactttttggttttttcttggGTATGCTTTTGTCCCTTTCATTAAGGCTGAATCACGGACAAAAGTAAAGGGTATATCATGGGAGGAACAGtattaataaaagaaagaaataaaaagcatGAATGAGTGgacaatagaaaataaaaaatgagtgaTGTTATGGAAGATATATTACATAATGgactctatttttttattaggcaCAAAATAGACTCCTTGGACTACCATTGTATCGTTCAGTTACGAGGATTTTATAACCCCTATCTGTTATGCCTCACCCTAATAACATGTGCCCTAACATGTACCTTACATGTTTGAAATGTGACTCAAAATTGATGTTGAAGcattggaaaaatcgtggcaggTTAACATGGTTTCGTGGCATGATACGATTTGTGAGTTTGTGTTCTGGAAGTGttactggaaaaatcgtggcacgatgcaGGAGATAAGATCAAGTATTGTACTGTTACCAACTCCAATGTGGCACGATGGGTTGGCAACGTGGCACGGTGCCTCGGGGTCTGGGCACTATTTAAGGCTTCATTCTTCATCTATGCAGTCCGAATACTCCAAAATGGAGATGTACCCGTATCAGATACGTATCAGATACCGATACTTCACAGATACTCGCGGATACGTACCCACTGAGTAtcggaattaattattttaatttaaaatatatattttattggatacttataagatactcgataaatacacacatatacttataagatacttcACATAAACGTATCCTAAAAAATGAAAGGTAAAAAAGTGAG
Proteins encoded in this window:
- the LOC11421900 gene encoding uncharacterized protein, whose amino-acid sequence is MGVNVNVRILCVCVVLFMAIEAMGVHQTAPMDQFLENKNIFKKKRPRSRSRPIDYTFKLPIAQTSWPKGNGFAGGFLDLGGLQVYQASTFSKVWGAYEGGLDNQGASVYEPTGIPKGFSMLGSYSQPNNKPLFGYVFVAKDVSSSTTGRTLKPPVDYTLVSNTASFKATQDSTLYIWLPIAPNGYKALGHVVTTTQDKPSLDKIMCVRSDLTDQCESSSWIWGSNNFNFYNVRPINRGTQAPGVRVGTFFAQNGGNTNPPSISCLKNLNSISQIMPNKKQIEAMLQVYSPFLYLHSDEEYLPSSVNWFFSNGALLYKKGEESNPVPIAQNGTNLPQDPNTDGAYWIDLPADAANKERVKKGNLQSAESYVHVKPMYGGTFTDIAMWVFYPFNGPGRAKVEFLNVKLGKIGEHVGDWEHVTLRVSNLDGQLWHVYFSQHNLGSWIDSSQLEFQDGIGATKRPVVYASLHGHASYPHAGLVLLGKNGIGARDDTNKGKNVMDMGKFVLVSAEYLGSEVKEPAWLNYFREWGPHVDYSLDDELKNVEKLLPGKLKNGFEDIIRSLPKEALGEAGPTGPKQKNNWSGDEV